In Streptomyces capitiformicae, one genomic interval encodes:
- a CDS encoding DUF4913 domain-containing protein, whose amino-acid sequence MASPLQGEERDESAEAIQRDEEDAARPAELFYPHVAEFVSDRLIYLVGRTALGSGRVWCPEWYRHAEALSRLDSVWRAWEALRWEASFGMSNWWIHHLEPHMRALLDPDTGPFAHCAEGHQNPQPLPVFDPPEGLFFDQRGSMNPFTLD is encoded by the coding sequence ATGGCATCACCACTCCAGGGCGAGGAGCGGGACGAATCGGCCGAGGCCATCCAGCGGGACGAGGAGGATGCCGCCCGCCCGGCGGAACTGTTCTATCCGCACGTGGCCGAATTCGTCTCCGATCGGCTCATCTACTTGGTCGGGCGTACTGCCCTCGGCTCCGGGCGGGTGTGGTGCCCGGAGTGGTACCGACACGCCGAGGCACTCTCACGGCTGGACTCCGTGTGGCGTGCCTGGGAGGCGTTGCGCTGGGAAGCCAGCTTCGGCATGTCGAACTGGTGGATCCACCATCTGGAACCGCATATGCGTGCCCTGCTGGACCCCGACACAGGGCCGTTCGCCCACTGTGCCGAAGGCCACCAGAATCCCCAACCACTGCCCGTCTTCGACCCACCGGAAGGGCTCTTCTTCGACCAGCGGGGCTCCATGAACCCGTTCACCCTCGACTGA
- a CDS encoding trypsin-like peptidase domain-containing protein gives MQRGQVVQVRARSFGSGYLIAPRLVLTAAHLVPPKGVREEVTVAVPGSGVRVAAEVRSWRCDTVVDAALLEIAADDRDWPVPATLRGAQGRRPQRWGRFVTSGTRIPVAAHGFPRQQRAARDRGHEDLTRRAREELARGREELTGQVRPHSDGPFEIIDLASRMSYGTDGLDDATAAQTTAMSGMSGAAVFAEGQDLLLGVVRDDRRPQQGTRLLATSSEDLLAWPEFREAVREATSVVPQPEPVEYTGLLKPAPPKRLVSSPTMLLRADAEVVSFHGREDELEELEQWCERDVDGLLSVRVLTAQGGQGKTRLARHLMARLRNRRWVAGEVRDAPYDSHPLHTLRYPLHALQHPLLLVVDYAETRPDLVRRLLDHAEEVSHPVRLLLLARSLGSWQTTATGDLRANEIRLHTLSPRDVEREHAFRTAARGLSHRLADATRETDVDWRAIADSLPAYGAGNGGHGTETALTVQMAALTALLHRGRDPERDEGPLEAQLLKHEKRYWRDTADGWGMGPREQRLFEGAVAAAVLCPARHEEEAHETLARLLPGGSQELIREFARWLRELYPPAEDHYWGQLEPDRLAEYHASEHIIDDAGLLGRLFARAPAHQRVQTLTVLARSAVAHANEGRAERAARIVQRLREALRSVPADMPLTAAVLRAHSDTLPEHSHVLRDYALDVARELSRLYRDTGDAPQTYRNRAWALHNLAKRHLAVGHWEEAREAAAEAVAIGERAEVRETAHRVERAESLLTLSRALRMTGRLSEAYVAGEQALGLFRALAAEGGEESEKHERGLVRALIRQSGVVWQLDPREFPFDTIARSDEHTEEAVRRARRLVARHPDLDPRLLFTALAARGANLWRLQRHSEALPLNEEEVEEARRLSGENPDAYTNDLANALMSLNLAHSSASRPPAESMALIREAIELLRPLARDLPQVHLPDLAQMLHNLAWDQFDTGDHAAARESIGEAIEHRRVLARDSYGLMAPSLAHSVSSLAIFRSETGDDEAAVEGFQEALNIYAQAELPLSASQLKTRSDISHNLARSYEALGRLREARAAQDQALDILRRLSEYGPNLYAEGYASALRDFSHLYRRHDRPVAHRIQLRQALQLYRKLPLDTTKERMDLAFCLQDLGSSYAASRATTHRAVPVLREAYELHVELSADDPGHEVYLADTSVELARALLETGAYPESVRIAEHEVRLRRRLLATDRTGQERWLCRALLRLADGQALAGWTAAAWRTALEAEEACLTLAGRAGEQPGPTAWLLHDLAGTLSRCGRHDCRRAARAVEPARRAVRLFQRLVDEDPRNQASLTKGVTRLAKALDRIGRHSEAIEVQLRRGA, from the coding sequence ATGCAGCGGGGCCAAGTCGTCCAGGTCCGCGCCCGGAGCTTCGGCAGTGGCTATCTGATCGCGCCGCGGCTCGTGTTGACCGCGGCGCATCTGGTGCCGCCGAAGGGGGTGCGCGAAGAGGTCACCGTGGCCGTGCCCGGGTCGGGCGTGCGGGTCGCCGCCGAGGTGCGGTCGTGGCGGTGCGACACCGTCGTGGACGCCGCCCTGCTGGAGATCGCGGCCGACGACCGGGACTGGCCGGTACCCGCCACCCTGCGGGGTGCCCAGGGTCGCCGCCCGCAGCGCTGGGGCCGGTTCGTGACGAGCGGGACCAGGATCCCGGTCGCCGCTCATGGCTTCCCCCGGCAGCAGCGGGCGGCGCGCGACCGGGGTCACGAGGATCTGACCCGCCGGGCCCGCGAGGAACTGGCCCGAGGCCGTGAGGAACTGACCGGCCAGGTCCGGCCCCACAGTGACGGCCCCTTCGAGATCATCGATCTTGCGAGCCGGATGAGCTATGGCACGGATGGGCTCGACGACGCGACCGCCGCGCAAACCACCGCGATGTCCGGGATGTCCGGCGCGGCCGTCTTCGCCGAGGGTCAGGACCTGCTGCTCGGTGTGGTGCGCGACGACCGCCGACCGCAGCAGGGCACCCGGCTGCTCGCCACGTCCAGCGAGGACCTGCTGGCCTGGCCGGAGTTCCGCGAGGCGGTCCGTGAGGCGACCTCCGTCGTCCCGCAGCCCGAACCCGTCGAGTACACCGGCCTGTTGAAGCCGGCGCCGCCCAAACGGTTGGTGTCCTCCCCCACCATGCTGTTGCGAGCCGACGCCGAGGTGGTGTCGTTCCACGGCCGGGAGGACGAACTCGAGGAGTTGGAGCAGTGGTGCGAGCGAGACGTGGACGGCCTCCTTTCCGTCCGTGTGCTCACCGCGCAGGGCGGGCAGGGCAAGACCCGGCTGGCACGACATCTGATGGCACGGCTGCGGAACCGCCGCTGGGTCGCCGGTGAAGTCCGCGACGCACCGTACGATTCGCATCCCCTGCACACCCTCCGATATCCCTTGCACGCCCTTCAGCACCCGCTGCTCCTGGTCGTCGACTACGCCGAGACCCGGCCCGACCTGGTCCGGCGGCTGCTGGATCACGCGGAGGAAGTCAGTCATCCGGTACGCCTGTTGCTGCTCGCGCGCTCGCTCGGCTCCTGGCAGACCACGGCGACCGGTGACCTCCGCGCCAACGAGATCAGGCTGCACACCCTCAGCCCTCGCGACGTGGAGCGGGAGCACGCGTTCCGGACGGCGGCCCGGGGCCTCTCCCACCGGCTGGCCGATGCGACCCGCGAGACGGACGTCGACTGGCGCGCCATCGCGGACAGCCTCCCGGCGTACGGCGCCGGAAACGGCGGCCACGGCACGGAAACGGCCCTGACCGTGCAGATGGCGGCCCTGACGGCGCTGCTCCACCGGGGGCGTGACCCCGAACGGGACGAAGGGCCGCTGGAGGCCCAACTCCTGAAACACGAGAAGAGGTACTGGCGGGACACCGCCGACGGGTGGGGCATGGGGCCGCGCGAGCAGCGGCTGTTCGAAGGGGCGGTGGCAGCGGCCGTACTGTGCCCCGCCCGGCACGAGGAGGAGGCGCACGAGACCCTCGCCCGGCTGCTGCCCGGTGGATCACAGGAGCTGATCCGCGAGTTCGCCCGCTGGCTGCGGGAGCTGTATCCGCCCGCCGAGGACCACTACTGGGGCCAGTTGGAGCCGGACCGGCTGGCGGAGTACCACGCTTCCGAGCACATCATCGACGATGCGGGACTGCTGGGGAGACTCTTCGCTCGTGCCCCGGCCCACCAGCGGGTGCAGACCCTCACCGTGCTGGCCCGATCCGCCGTGGCCCACGCCAACGAGGGCCGCGCGGAACGGGCGGCCCGCATCGTCCAGCGACTGCGCGAGGCCCTGCGCTCCGTACCCGCCGACATGCCCCTGACCGCCGCCGTGCTCCGCGCCCACTCCGACACCCTGCCCGAACACTCCCATGTGCTGCGCGACTACGCGCTCGACGTGGCCCGCGAACTGAGCAGGCTGTACCGCGACACCGGGGATGCCCCCCAGACGTACCGCAACCGTGCCTGGGCACTGCACAACCTCGCCAAGCGGCATTTGGCGGTCGGTCACTGGGAGGAAGCCCGCGAGGCCGCCGCCGAGGCCGTGGCGATCGGCGAACGGGCCGAAGTCCGGGAGACGGCGCACCGCGTGGAGCGGGCCGAGTCGCTGCTGACGCTGTCCCGTGCCCTGCGTATGACGGGACGGTTGTCGGAGGCATACGTCGCCGGCGAACAGGCGCTGGGTCTGTTCCGTGCGCTGGCGGCAGAGGGCGGCGAGGAGTCGGAGAAGCACGAGCGTGGTCTCGTACGGGCGCTCATCAGACAGTCGGGGGTGGTCTGGCAACTCGACCCGCGCGAGTTCCCCTTCGACACGATCGCCAGGTCCGACGAACACACGGAGGAGGCCGTCCGGCGCGCCCGCCGACTGGTGGCTCGACATCCCGATCTGGACCCTCGCCTGCTCTTCACGGCCCTGGCGGCGCGGGGTGCGAACCTCTGGCGCCTCCAGCGGCATTCGGAGGCTTTGCCCCTGAACGAGGAGGAGGTCGAGGAGGCTCGTCGGTTGTCCGGAGAGAACCCCGACGCCTACACCAACGACCTCGCGAACGCTCTGATGAGCCTGAACCTCGCCCACAGCTCCGCCTCGCGCCCGCCCGCGGAGTCGATGGCCCTGATACGGGAGGCGATCGAACTGCTGCGCCCTCTGGCCAGGGATCTCCCCCAAGTCCACCTCCCCGATCTGGCACAGATGCTGCACAACCTCGCATGGGACCAGTTCGACACGGGAGATCACGCAGCGGCACGAGAATCCATCGGGGAAGCGATCGAGCACCGCCGAGTCCTGGCCCGCGATTCCTACGGGCTCATGGCTCCCAGCCTGGCCCATTCGGTGAGCTCGCTCGCCATCTTCCGGTCGGAGACGGGAGACGACGAGGCGGCGGTCGAGGGTTTCCAAGAGGCCTTGAATATCTACGCGCAGGCCGAACTCCCGCTCAGCGCGAGTCAGCTGAAGACCCGGTCCGACATCTCGCACAACCTCGCCCGCTCATACGAGGCCCTGGGGCGACTGCGGGAGGCGCGCGCGGCCCAGGATCAGGCGCTCGACATCCTGCGCCGCCTCAGTGAGTACGGCCCGAACCTCTATGCGGAGGGGTATGCCAGCGCCCTCCGTGACTTCTCCCACCTGTACCGCAGGCACGACCGGCCGGTCGCCCACCGCATCCAACTGCGCCAGGCGCTCCAGCTCTACCGCAAGCTCCCGCTCGACACCACGAAGGAGCGCATGGACCTGGCCTTCTGTCTGCAGGACCTCGGCTCCAGCTACGCGGCGTCCAGGGCAACGACACACCGGGCGGTTCCCGTGCTGAGGGAGGCGTACGAACTGCACGTGGAATTGTCGGCCGACGACCCGGGACATGAGGTGTACCTGGCCGACACCTCTGTGGAACTGGCCCGTGCCCTGCTGGAGACGGGCGCCTACCCCGAATCCGTCCGGATCGCGGAGCACGAGGTACGTCTTCGGCGCCGGCTGCTCGCCACAGACCGGACCGGCCAGGAGCGCTGGCTCTGTCGCGCTCTCCTGCGGCTGGCCGACGGGCAAGCCCTGGCGGGGTGGACGGCCGCGGCCTGGCGCACCGCGCTGGAGGCGGAGGAGGCCTGCCTGACGCTGGCCGGGCGCGCCGGTGAACAACCGGGACCCACGGCGTGGCTCCTCCACGACCTGGCCGGGACCCTGAGCCGGTGTGGCCGCCACGACTGTCGCCGGGCCGCCCGTGCGGTGGAACCGGCGCGGCGGGCCGTCCGCCTGTTCCAGCGTCTGGTCGACGAGGACCCGCGCAATCAAGCGAGCCTGACAAAGGGCGTCACCAGGCTCGCAAAGGCTCTGGACCGCATCGGCCGTCACTCCGAGGCCATCGAAGTACAGCTACGAAGGGGAGCATGA
- a CDS encoding trypco2 family protein, which translates to MAIGGQDENWLDLADAVEVLRAQLSEAQRRGQGSPLRLVLGEITAEFEVELVRTRNGGGALRFGVVEADARRERSARSTQRVTLTLKPEQRGGGDVAVGDVE; encoded by the coding sequence ATGGCGATCGGCGGGCAGGACGAGAACTGGCTGGACCTGGCGGACGCCGTGGAGGTGCTGCGGGCCCAGTTGTCGGAGGCCCAGCGCCGGGGGCAGGGTTCCCCGCTGCGTTTGGTCCTGGGTGAGATCACCGCGGAGTTCGAGGTCGAGCTGGTGCGGACGCGGAACGGCGGCGGGGCGCTGCGGTTCGGCGTCGTGGAGGCCGACGCCCGTCGGGAGCGCTCGGCGAGGTCCACCCAGCGCGTGACGCTGACGCTGAAGCCGGAGCAGCGCGGGGGCGGGGACGTGGCTGTGGGGGACGTCGAGTAG
- a CDS encoding bleomycin resistance protein has product MGEKTIPILPCRTLQPVLDFYVALGFEVTFQQRSPNPYAVVQRGGIELQFFGLKQYEPAESVSTCYVRTDDVDGLYAAFRAGLKEAYGRVPARGLPRIGSLKDMSYGMRQFLMTDPGGNCVRVGQPTSEDQHHRPAPRETFARALRHASLLADSKEDPALAAKVIDRVLGLEDEKPTEVRLLQLLVLRADVAARLGDEEKAASVLTRAAAVRLTAEERIEARDALVRLEDLRDRGPA; this is encoded by the coding sequence ATGGGTGAGAAGACGATTCCGATTCTTCCGTGCCGGACGCTCCAACCCGTTCTCGACTTCTACGTGGCCCTCGGCTTCGAGGTCACCTTCCAGCAACGCAGCCCCAACCCGTACGCGGTGGTGCAACGCGGCGGCATCGAGCTCCAGTTCTTCGGGCTCAAGCAGTACGAGCCGGCCGAGTCGGTGAGCACGTGCTACGTCCGGACCGACGACGTCGACGGGCTGTACGCGGCGTTCCGGGCCGGCCTCAAAGAGGCGTACGGGAGGGTCCCGGCCCGGGGGCTGCCGCGTATCGGGTCGCTGAAGGACATGTCGTACGGCATGCGCCAGTTCCTCATGACCGATCCGGGCGGCAACTGCGTCCGCGTGGGACAGCCGACGAGCGAAGATCAGCACCACCGGCCCGCGCCCCGGGAGACCTTCGCCCGGGCCCTGCGTCACGCCTCCCTCCTGGCGGACTCGAAGGAGGATCCGGCCCTCGCGGCGAAGGTCATCGACCGGGTGCTGGGGCTGGAGGACGAGAAGCCCACGGAGGTGCGGCTGCTGCAACTGCTCGTGCTGCGGGCCGATGTCGCCGCCCGGCTCGGCGACGAGGAGAAGGCAGCCTCCGTGCTCACCCGCGCCGCGGCGGTCCGGCTCACCGCCGAGGAACGGATCGAGGCCCGGGACGCCCTGGTGCGGCTGGAGGACCTGCGGGACCGCGGTCCGGCATGA
- a CDS encoding protein-arginine deiminase domain-containing protein, with translation MLAVSGTLLATPSLAVPAAFAAGAPPTDLRVDVNRDGKVDVTGSTDTAGEDGWSVGRGALMLPNIDDDSRRCATTGPKGKPLSDAKLAACNDASDAKVNGTADVADLARVRSVPMRSLKSGAQGTVKVTAGAAQTRVFVKRGTKWEPVTAKTRLTRAELKAGVEFGVEARDVIRDTAKWDGLARIRLTVKSSAGTSADTVTLRVAPLLTHHHLQNAQQLLATKISGNDDYAKLNRVFREGLDKEARAAGITQPTVNFTKYQDIWTQDFVEPGYVSMTGTNGKRHTMRVMLRSAQLDREAGRELFEKMRGRNIGVVQVTGAKDSEEWTLNSMGNVETIPPYAHNNRSFPAGRIIMGHRPDTGSKPAKVMRTFLKSQGLQEPLFLDTSWLHVGHVDEFVQFLPADTPRGWKLAIADPEAGLKLLRDAKDAGHGSTRVFSLPKDTPNSMPTETISKALASKNLVSDNNLATRRIEANLAILKRETGVTDAEVVRVPALFTQGTEMVGETQQGGTESRRLPRLTRLGAGTELPEVAREYGQQRNLDRATAGDGSATSDGFTAGSPTAPAPPVMTSAYIPGAVNGIVLSRTHYLAPRQWGPVIAGKDIFTEAVTAAYTSAGMKVSYIDDWETYHIGMGEIHCGTNTLRNTSAAWWTR, from the coding sequence GTGCTCGCCGTCTCCGGCACCCTGCTCGCGACGCCCTCGCTCGCCGTGCCCGCCGCCTTCGCGGCCGGAGCCCCGCCGACCGATCTGCGGGTGGACGTGAACCGGGACGGGAAGGTCGACGTCACCGGCTCCACCGACACCGCCGGAGAGGACGGCTGGTCCGTCGGGCGGGGCGCGCTGATGCTGCCCAACATCGACGACGACAGCAGGCGTTGCGCGACCACAGGCCCCAAGGGCAAGCCCCTCTCCGATGCCAAGCTGGCCGCCTGCAACGACGCCTCCGACGCCAAGGTGAACGGCACCGCCGACGTCGCCGACCTGGCCCGGGTGCGTTCCGTGCCGATGCGGAGTCTGAAGAGCGGGGCCCAGGGCACGGTCAAGGTCACCGCGGGTGCCGCGCAGACCCGGGTCTTCGTCAAGCGGGGCACCAAGTGGGAGCCGGTCACCGCGAAGACCCGTCTGACGCGTGCCGAGTTGAAGGCCGGCGTGGAGTTCGGCGTGGAGGCCCGGGACGTGATCCGGGACACCGCGAAGTGGGACGGGCTGGCCCGCATCCGGCTGACCGTGAAGTCCTCCGCGGGCACCTCCGCCGACACCGTCACCCTGCGCGTCGCCCCGCTCCTCACCCACCATCATCTGCAGAACGCCCAGCAGTTGCTGGCCACCAAGATCTCCGGCAACGACGATTACGCGAAGCTCAACCGCGTCTTCCGCGAGGGCCTGGACAAGGAGGCACGGGCGGCCGGTATCACCCAGCCGACCGTGAACTTCACCAAGTACCAGGACATCTGGACACAGGACTTCGTGGAGCCCGGGTACGTCAGCATGACCGGTACGAACGGCAAGCGGCACACCATGCGGGTGATGCTGCGCTCCGCCCAGCTGGACCGGGAGGCGGGCCGGGAGCTGTTCGAGAAGATGCGCGGCCGGAACATCGGCGTCGTGCAGGTGACCGGGGCCAAGGACTCCGAGGAGTGGACCCTCAACTCCATGGGCAACGTGGAGACCATTCCGCCGTACGCGCACAACAACCGCTCGTTCCCGGCGGGCCGGATCATCATGGGTCACCGCCCGGACACCGGTTCCAAGCCGGCGAAGGTGATGCGTACGTTTTTGAAGTCCCAGGGCCTCCAGGAGCCCCTTTTCCTGGACACGTCCTGGCTGCACGTCGGCCACGTCGACGAGTTCGTGCAGTTCCTGCCCGCCGACACCCCGCGCGGCTGGAAGCTCGCGATCGCCGACCCCGAGGCCGGTCTGAAACTCCTGCGCGACGCGAAGGACGCCGGGCACGGCTCGACGAGGGTGTTCTCCCTGCCGAAGGACACGCCGAACTCCATGCCCACGGAGACCATCTCCAAGGCGCTCGCCTCCAAGAACCTGGTCTCCGACAACAACCTCGCGACCCGCCGTATCGAGGCCAACCTCGCGATCCTCAAGCGTGAGACGGGCGTGACCGACGCCGAGGTCGTGCGGGTGCCCGCCCTGTTCACCCAGGGCACGGAGATGGTGGGCGAGACCCAGCAAGGCGGCACCGAGAGCCGCCGTCTGCCCCGGCTGACCCGCCTCGGCGCCGGCACCGAACTGCCGGAGGTGGCACGGGAGTACGGCCAGCAGCGCAACCTCGACCGGGCGACGGCCGGCGACGGTTCGGCGACGAGCGACGGGTTCACGGCCGGCAGCCCCACCGCCCCTGCCCCCCCGGTCATGACCAGCGCCTACATCCCCGGCGCCGTCAACGGCATCGTCCTCAGCCGCACCCACTACCTCGCCCCGCGCCAGTGGGGCCCGGTCATCGCGGGCAAGGACATCTTCACCGAGGCGGTGACGGCCGCGTACACGTCCGCCGGCATGAAGGTGTCGTACATCGACGACTGGGAGACGTACCACATCGGCATGGGCGAGATCCACTGCGGAACGAACACCCTGAGGAACACGTCGGCCGCCTGGTGGACGCGCTAG
- a CDS encoding MFS transporter: MTDAVSENPPASENPSASEGPSAAHALAEPVERVGPGWTSALALANGAIWVGWYGPLQILLALQAEDFAPGSGMSKETMLAWVTGAGAVVSLLATPLFGALSDRTTSRWGRRTPWIVAGAVGGALSLLLLAGAGGLWTMVIGWSLVQLTLNASWAAVTAAVPDRVPRLQRGSVGGWLGAAQILGVVGGTGLATLAGGVGAGYAACAVFTLAGMLPYVVFHRDLRLPAAARPVWSWRGFLSGFWLSPRRYPDFGWAWLTRFLVNLSNSIGLLYLLYYLRDRVRYPDPEQGVLILTAVNAVMLLSTVVVAGVWSDRVGRRKPFVYWSGVVMAVAAGTIAAWPTWPGTIVASALLGLGFGVFASVDFALMTDVLPKAVDRGKDLGVINVANSLPQVAAPVVAAPIVAYLGGYRALYLVAAVIGLAGAVFVGRIRGVE, from the coding sequence ATGACGGATGCCGTATCCGAGAACCCCCCGGCATCCGAGAACCCCTCGGCATCCGAGGGCCCTTCGGCCGCCCATGCCCTGGCCGAGCCCGTCGAGCGGGTCGGGCCGGGCTGGACGTCGGCGCTGGCGCTGGCCAACGGGGCGATCTGGGTGGGCTGGTACGGCCCGCTGCAGATCCTGCTGGCCCTGCAGGCGGAGGACTTCGCGCCCGGTTCGGGGATGTCGAAGGAGACGATGCTGGCGTGGGTGACGGGCGCCGGGGCGGTCGTCTCACTCCTCGCCACACCGCTGTTCGGCGCGCTGTCGGACCGTACGACGTCACGGTGGGGGCGGCGTACGCCGTGGATCGTGGCGGGGGCGGTGGGCGGCGCGCTGTCGTTGCTGCTGCTCGCGGGCGCGGGCGGGCTGTGGACCATGGTGATCGGCTGGTCCCTGGTCCAGCTGACGCTGAACGCGTCCTGGGCGGCGGTCACCGCGGCGGTGCCGGACCGGGTGCCGCGCCTTCAACGGGGTTCCGTGGGCGGCTGGTTGGGCGCGGCACAGATCCTCGGCGTGGTCGGCGGCACGGGGCTGGCGACACTGGCCGGGGGTGTGGGCGCGGGGTACGCGGCGTGCGCGGTGTTCACGCTGGCGGGGATGTTGCCGTACGTGGTGTTCCACCGGGATCTGAGGCTGCCGGCGGCGGCGCGCCCGGTGTGGTCCTGGCGGGGGTTCCTGTCCGGTTTCTGGCTGAGCCCGCGCCGGTATCCGGACTTCGGCTGGGCCTGGTTGACGCGTTTCCTGGTCAACCTGAGCAACAGCATCGGGCTTCTCTACCTGCTCTACTACCTGCGGGACCGCGTCCGGTACCCCGACCCCGAGCAGGGCGTGCTGATCCTGACGGCCGTGAACGCGGTGATGCTGCTGTCCACGGTGGTGGTCGCGGGGGTGTGGTCGGACCGGGTGGGGCGTCGTAAGCCGTTCGTGTACTGGTCGGGTGTGGTGATGGCGGTCGCGGCGGGCACGATCGCGGCCTGGCCGACCTGGCCCGGCACGATCGTCGCCTCGGCCCTTCTCGGCCTGGGTTTCGGCGTGTTCGCGTCCGTCGACTTCGCCCTGATGACGGACGTCCTGCCGAAGGCCGTGGACCGCGGCAAGGACCTCGGTGTCATCAACGTCGCCAACTCCCTGCCCCAGGTGGCGGCCCCGGTGGTGGCCGCGCCGATCGTGGCGTATCTGGGCGGGTATCGGGCGCTGTACCTGGTGGCGGCGGTGATCGGGCTGGCGGGGGCGGTGTTCGTGGGGCGGATCCGCGGCGTGGAGTAG
- a CDS encoding GH1 family beta-glucosidase — translation MATNPIPQFPAGFLWGVSTSAHQIEGAADEREPSVWDAFSAGTGHIKDGSTAAVACDHFHRYPEDVALLRDLGVGAYRFSVSWPRVNSPGGLDFYDRLVDELVAAGVQPVPTLFHWDLPSSLEEAGGWLSRDTAERFAEYAATVAARLGDRIAKWITLNEPAEHTLLGHALGTHAPGKQLMFDALPVAHHQLLGHGLAVRALRAAGITDIGIANSHGPTWPASQEQPDLEAAGFYDLLLNRLFAEPVLLGAYPEGIGELMPGQDIESDLKIISEPLDWYGINYYAPTRVGAPEGEDIEFGGVTIPAELPFTVKEIEGVPTTDFGWPVVPEGLTELLTGFRERYGDRLPPVVITENGCAYEGVDDQERIAYLDGHIRALHRASEAGVDIRGYFVWSLLDNFEWAEGYARRFGLVHVDYSTLARTPKASYRWFQELLRAQR, via the coding sequence ATGGCGACGAACCCGATACCTCAGTTCCCGGCCGGCTTCCTGTGGGGCGTCTCGACCTCCGCCCATCAGATCGAGGGGGCCGCGGACGAGCGCGAGCCCTCCGTGTGGGACGCCTTCTCGGCCGGGACGGGCCACATCAAGGACGGCTCGACGGCGGCGGTGGCCTGCGACCACTTCCACCGGTACCCCGAGGACGTGGCGCTGCTGCGTGACCTCGGCGTGGGCGCCTACCGCTTCTCCGTCTCCTGGCCCCGGGTGAACTCCCCCGGCGGCCTCGACTTCTACGACCGCCTGGTGGACGAGCTGGTCGCGGCGGGCGTACAGCCGGTGCCGACGCTCTTCCACTGGGATCTGCCGTCGTCGCTGGAGGAGGCCGGCGGCTGGCTGAGCCGGGACACCGCCGAGCGTTTCGCGGAGTACGCCGCGACCGTCGCCGCCCGGCTCGGTGACCGGATAGCCAAGTGGATCACGCTCAACGAGCCCGCCGAGCACACCCTGCTGGGCCATGCGCTGGGTACGCACGCCCCCGGCAAGCAGCTCATGTTCGACGCGCTGCCCGTGGCCCACCACCAACTGCTCGGCCATGGCCTCGCCGTACGGGCCCTGCGCGCGGCGGGGATCACGGACATCGGCATCGCCAACTCGCACGGGCCGACCTGGCCGGCGTCGCAGGAGCAGCCGGACCTGGAGGCGGCCGGCTTCTACGACCTGCTCCTGAACCGTCTGTTCGCGGAACCCGTTCTGCTGGGCGCCTACCCGGAGGGCATCGGCGAGTTGATGCCGGGCCAGGACATCGAGTCCGACCTCAAGATCATCTCCGAGCCTCTCGACTGGTACGGCATCAACTACTACGCGCCGACGCGGGTGGGCGCCCCCGAGGGCGAGGACATCGAGTTCGGCGGTGTCACGATCCCCGCCGAACTCCCCTTCACCGTCAAGGAGATCGAGGGCGTACCGACCACCGACTTCGGCTGGCCCGTCGTCCCCGAGGGCCTCACCGAGCTGCTGACCGGCTTCCGCGAGCGCTACGGCGACCGGCTGCCGCCCGTGGTCATCACCGAGAACGGCTGCGCGTACGAGGGCGTCGACGACCAGGAGCGCATCGCCTACCTGGACGGGCACATCCGGGCACTGCACCGTGCCTCGGAGGCCGGCGTCGACATACGCGGGTACTTCGTGTGGTCGCTGCTGGACAACTTCGAGTGGGCGGAGGGGTACGCGCGGAGGTTCGGGCTGGTGCACGTGGATTACAGCACCCTGGCGCGGACACCGAAGGCGTCGTACCGGTGGTTCCAGGAGCTCCTGCGGGCGCAGAGATGA
- a CDS encoding protealysin inhibitor emfourin produces the protein MRIEVRRTGGFAGIERHAVLDTSGRPDALEWHALAERALAAGRGSPPLGVPDGFAYEISVDGKTVYCADPRLTEEQRELISRVLKEGA, from the coding sequence ATGCGTATCGAAGTGCGGCGCACGGGCGGTTTCGCGGGCATCGAGCGGCACGCGGTGCTGGACACCTCGGGGCGGCCCGATGCCCTGGAATGGCACGCCCTGGCCGAGCGGGCACTCGCCGCCGGCCGGGGCTCACCGCCGCTCGGGGTACCGGACGGTTTCGCGTACGAGATCTCCGTGGACGGAAAGACGGTGTACTGCGCGGATCCCCGACTGACGGAGGAGCAGCGGGAGTTGATTTCGCGGGTACTGAAAGAAGGCGCGTAG